The genomic region AACTCTGGGCCTCAGCCACCGCAACGTAGACCGTCATCAAATGCAGTTTATCCATAATACACTCCTGAAACGCGATAATTGCCGAGCAATTATTGCAACAAAAATGATCAATGCCAAATTTTATCTGCCATTATTTCATTTTTTGGAATAGAAAATTGCTTGCCGTGGATATTCTGCCCGTACCTGAATTCAGGCAAAGTAACACCCACGCAGAGAGGAAACATCACCATGACCCACTTCACAGATAACCGGAAAATCCCATCTGACACGCCACTGCACGCTGGCGAACTGGCGGCGCAACAACGCTTTGGTGCCGGAGGCATCTGGGATGCGCACAGACTTAGCAACATGTTCCATGAGGACATTCCACCCAGCCTTGCCGAGTTTATCGAAAATTTGCCATTTTTCTTCATCGCCACGTCAAATACCACGGGCGAATGCGATTGCAGCTTTCGCGGTCGCGAATACGATGTTGCGGGGCAGCCCTATCCTCTGGTTAAAACACTGGACAGCAGGACGCTGGTGTTCCCGGATTATCGCGGCAACAAACTCTATAACTCGCTGGGCAACATCATTGTCAATGGCCACATCGGTATGCTGTTCATCGACTTTCAGTCGCGCAGGCGCGTACGCCTGAACGGACGGGCGGAAATCCTGGAGGCGCAAACGGCGTATGCCGATGTGTGGCCGCTGGCGCAACGCTATGTCCGCGTTACCACAGAACAAGTCTATGGCAACTGCAAATCCAGAATCCCGCACATGCAGCTCGTACCACTTGCTGACAGCGAACTGCATGATAACTAACGGCACAGAACACCTCTCAACCTGCAGGAGAAAACCGCATGAAACTGTATGAATTCCCGCTATCCGGACACAGCCACAAGGCCAGACTGATGTTGTCTTTACTCGGCCAGAAATACGAAAGCGTAATTCTGAACGGACAGCAACACGATCAGAAATCCGCGCCGTTCCTGGCTAGAAATCCGTTTGGGCAAGTACCGGTGCTGGAAGACGGCGACACAATGATCCGCGACAGCCAGGCCATACTGGTCTATCTGGCCAGACAATACGGCGCCGAACACTGGCTGCCGCTGGCACCCGCAGCCATGGCGCAAGTGATGGCATGGCTATCCACCGCTGCCAATGAAGTCACGCGCGGGCCAAATGCATTACGTCTGCATCACAAATTTGGCCGCGATATCAACGTGGTTGAAGCGCAGCAGATCACCACAACCGTGCTCAACATCCTGCAAGCGCAACTTGCCCGCCAGCTCTGGCTGGCAGGCGAACAAATCAGTATTGCGGATATTGCCATGTATCCCTACCTGGCGCTGGCTCCTGAAGGCGGAGTGGATCTGCAGCCGTATCCTGCCGTTACCGACTGGCTGAGCCGCATTCAGTCGCTGGAACGTTATGTGGGGATGCCCGCTATGTGGACTCCCGATTCTGCAGCCTGATTACTTACCCGCAAGAAAACCCATGCGCACAGCCACGCCCATACGGTCAACGAGATGATTGGAGGCGAATCGCACCCGCACCGGAGTATGTCTGAATAAAATTATTTGATGAAAGCCTGCGCGCCTCAGTGGTAAGCGCATTTACACATTGCCCTACTATGAACATGGCCTATATAATCAGCGCTCTCAACCTCATATAGCCACGCCATGAAATTCGAATCCGAAAAGCTCTTCCACCACGAAACAGATTTGCTCATGGTGACTGCCGGTCATACCCTGTTCACAGAAGGTGAGCCAGGCGAGGTGATGTACGTGCTTATGTCCGGTACGGTCGAGATTTCGGTAAACGGCAAGGTGGTGGAGACGGCAGAGAAGGGCGCGCTGCTCGGCGAAATGTCACTGGTGGAAGAAACTGCCCAACGCTCGGCAAGCGCTACCGCACTATCTGATTGCGCGCTGGTGACGATTGATGCGCCACGCTTCCATTTTCTTATTCAGAACACGCCAAATTTTGCGGTTCACGTCATGCGCGTCATTGCATCCCGCTTGCGCAACACCAACAAATTACTTTAATGCGCTTTGCCGGCCAGGGAGTCGGCGGCTTTGCGCCCCCATATCCATATGTACTGGCCACCTGACAGCACTGCCGTAGAACATACCAGCACAAACAGGTACGGCAGCCAGTTCGCAACAGCGATAATGGCTGCCGCATGCGCCAGCACCACGCACAACATTCCGAATTCCATGAAGATATGGGTTTTTCCCAGCATAGTCGGGGTTATATCCACATGGCCAACCACACGCCGATACGCGATTGCACCGAATACGATTACCATATCGCGCACCAGCAAGGATAATGTCAGCCAGAGTGGTATCCACCCCAGCCAGGTCAGCATCAGCAGACACGCTAAAATAATCAGCTTGTCCGCCACCGGGTCCATCATCGCGCCGAAGCGGGTACGCAAGTCATAATGCCGGGCTATCCAGCCATCAATGCCATCGCTTACGCTCGCCAGCAGAAATACTGCCAGCGCATACGCATAAGCTGACTGCGCGAGCAGATAGATCACTGCGGGTACCAATAACAGGCGTAACAGACTAATCGTATTCGGCACATTCAGCATGTTGCTCCATTCGCTATATGTCTGACAGAGTTCAGATGCTACGCCTAATCTGGCACATACTGAATAATTTAATGCCCACCCAGATCGCGTACTTCTACTTTCACCTCAATTTTTTCATGATGCCTGGCTGAAGTCGCCACATCCAGCGTCATCGGCACCACATCTCCCGGCTTCATCGTCTGTTTAAGATCAAACAGCATGATATGCAGCCCGCCCGGCGCCAATTTCACCGTTTTATTTTTGGGCAGCGCGATCTCTTTCATCTCGTGCATTTCCATCACCCCCTGATTCATGCTCATGGTGTGCAACTGCACCGTGCCGGCAGCCGGACTGCTCACACCCACTAACCTGGCATCAACTGCGCTGGTAATATTCAGATATGCACCAGCCACTTCCTGCCCCGGGGCCGTTGCCCGCATCCAGGCTTGCTCGACCTTCACATCCGCTGCCACCGCCACCTGAGTGAGCAGCATACCAACCAATATCGCCCAGCGTTTCATGTACTATCCTTTCAAAATAAAGCAGAAATGGCTATTGTTGCCTGTAAACCAAGCACTTGAAATGCGACAAATTGTCGCACCTGAACGGTTACACTAGGAACACAGGTAGAATATCAGCATGATCATTCCTGTTCAAACCCTCACCACTGTGCCTGTAGAAGGCATGCTGCGCAACCTGTTCGTGTTGCGTCTGTATGCTATTGGCGGACAATTGCTGGCACTAGGGGCGGCGTATTATGGGCTCAACATTGCCCTGCCGTTACCTGCCATGCTTGGCATCGTCGCCATGCTGGCGATATTGAACCTAGCCACCTGGTTGCGCCTTGCGCAGCCGTGGCCGGTCACCACGCTGGAATTTTTTACCCAATTACTGGCAGACATGGCCGCACTTACCATGTTGCTGTACTACAGTGGCGGCGCCAGCAATCCATTCGTGTCACTGTATTTACTGCCCATCATCATCGCTGCAACTACACTGCCAGCGGCTTACGCCTGGGCCACGACCATCCTCAGCATCATCGCCTATTCGCTGCTGACCCAACTGTTTGTCCCCCTGAGCCTGCCCCCGGGTGAAGTGGAATTCTCTCTGCATCTGGCCGGAATGTGGCTGAACTTCATCGTCAGCGCCGTAATGATTGCGTATTTCATCGGCAAGATGGCAAGCTCGATTCGTCAGCGTGACCAGGCGCTGGCGCGTATCCGCGAGACACGTCTGCGTGACGAACAAATTGTAGCGCTGGGCAGCCTGGCCGCGGGCGCTGCCCACGAACTATCAACCCCGCTGGCGACCATGAACATCGTCGCCAGCGAATTGCAACACGACTATCCCAATGACCCCGAGCTCAGCCAATCACTGCAAATTCTGCGCAATCAGGTAACTGTCTGCAAAACCATACTCACGCGCCTGACCACGGTAGGTGAAAGTGGCCGCGCAGAAAGCGGCTCAGCCGTAAATATCGACGTGTGGCTGAACCAGTTGCTGGAACAATGGCAACTGATGCGCCCGCAAGTGCAGGTAACGACACGCTGGCTGGGCACATTACCGATCCCCGGCCTCATCGCTGAAGACACCCTGAATCAGGCTTTGCTCAATCTGTGCAACAACGCTGCCGATGCCGCCGGCAATCAGGTTGAAATTGAAGTGGACTGGGACGAGCAGGGCGGCTATGGTATCGGCCTGTTTCTGGCTAACACCAGCATAGAGCGTCATGGCGGCAGTGTCGCATTACTCAGCCGCGAGGGTGGCGGGGCGCACGTGGCGGTACGCCTGCCCCTGCATAACCGGCACCCGTCATGAACAACAACGCGCCCAGCTTATTATTGGTAGATGATGATGCGACTTTCTGTGCTGTGCTGGCGCGCGCCCTGACCCGGCGCGGCTATGCCGTCCACAGCGTGCATAACGTCGCCACCGCAGTCGAATATGCCACAGCAAACCCGCCAGAATATGCCGTGATTGATTTGAAAATGCCGGGAGAAACCGGACTGCGCCTGATAGAGCAACTCAAACAGCTGGACCAGCACACGCGTATCGTCATGCTTACCGGCTACGCCAGCATTGCCACAGCGATTGAAGCCATCAAACTCGGTGCAACCCACTATCTGGCCAAACCGGCTGAAGTCGATGAAATTGTCGCGGCATTACATAAGGACAGCGGCGATGCCAACATAGCCACCGAGATCCGCCCGCCTTCGATTGAACGGCTGGAATGGGAGCACATCCAGCGCGTACTCAATGAACACGACGGCAACATCTCCGCCACCGCCCGCGCACTGAATATGCACCGCCGTACCTTGCAACGTAAATTGTTCAAACACCCGGTACGGGATTAAACCGCATTTACCCGTTATTTTTCCGGTGCTGCCGGAACGGCAGGTTTGGCCTCGGAACTGCCGTGCAGTTTATCGCCTACACGATTTAACGCATGCCCGGTTGCCTCTACACCGCGCTCAACACCGTGTGCCGCCGCCTTACCACCACGCTGAACACCACTCGCCGCCGCCTTGGCACCGCGCTTAACCCCCTTGACCGTCGCATCAGCGCCACGCTTGACGGCGTGCTCTACCTTACTCACGACACCGGGTTCGCTGGCCGGTTTATCTTCTGCGGCCGCGTAGTTCAGCATCAGGCATGCCAGGGTCAGCGTCATTGCGGTTTTCTGTATCATCTTCATTGCAGCTCCTTTGTCTCGGTTATCACGTCACAAGAATACCAGTCTAACTGCTTACACTGTCAGCTGCCTGAAGCTTGCAAGTACTGACACCACGTTACAAGCAACTGGAAAATACAAAAATGGAGAGTGGTGCTGGAAATAACAATACGTAACCCATCTGGCACGACTGAACAAACTACCTCAACGCAAAATCACATTCCGACTTTGCGTTGAGCACAAACAATATCAATTACTAGGTGGTACATAGCCTTGCACTTGATCAGCACCTTCACCGAAGAAGTACTTTTCAACTTGTTCCATCAGGTATTTGCGTGCTTTGATATCGGCCAGATTTAGGCGATTTTCATTCACCAGCATGGTTTGCTGACGCAACCAGCCAGCCCAGGCTTCCTTGGAGACATTGGCGTACAGACGCTGTCCCATTTCACCTGGTAACGGTGGAAAATCCAGACCTTCAGCCTCACGACCCAATTTGATGCAATTAACCATTCTAGCCATGTTTCATTACTCCAATTATTAATTAAATATTGACGATGGTTTGGTCTTCACCTTCACCACGCGTGCGAATTGTGCCAATACGATGCACGGTTTCACCGGCTGCGTTCAACTGTTGCATCGCCGCATCGGCGTGCTCAGCGGCAACAATGACAACCATGCCGATACCGCAGTTAAAGGTACGGTGCATTTCCGCATCGACCACACCACCTTGCTCTTGCAACCAGCGGAAAATGGCAGGCATTTCCCAGCTGTTAGCGTCTATCTCGGCAGTCAAATTCTCCGCCAGGATGCGCGGCACGTTACCCGTCAGCCCGCCGCCAGTAATATGCGCCATACCTTTGACCGGCATACTCGCCATCAGTGCCAGCAACGGCTTCACATAAATACGCGTCGGCGTCATCAGCACATCCGCCATTTTGCGGCCATGGAAGTCAGCATTTACATCGACTCCACTGACTTCGATAATTTTACGAATCAGCGAATAGCCATTGGAATGGGGGCCGCTCGAGGCCAGACCCAGCACCACATCGCCAGGGCAAATGGTGCTGCCGTCAATGATGGCATCACGCTCCACTACGCCAACCGCGAATCCGGCCAGATCATACTCACCGGCAGGGTACATGCCCGGCATCTCTGCCGTTTCGCCGCCAATCAGGGCACAACCGGCTTGCTCACAACCCAGCGCAATGCCTTTGATAACCTGTTCGGCCACATCCACATCCAGTTTGCCGCAGGCAAAATAATCGAGGAAAAATAACGATTCGGCGCCCTGCACCAGAATATCGTTGACGCTCATACCCACCAGGTCAATACCCACGGTGTCATGCTTGTTGAGCATGAATGCCAGCTTGAGCTTGGTGCCGACACCATCCGTACCGGAGACCAGCACCGGATTTTTGTACTTGGTTGGCAAACCCATCAACGCGCCGAATCCGCCGATACCGCCCATCACTTCAGGACGCATGGTGCGTTTAGCCCATGGCTTGATACGATCGACCAGCGCATCACCTGCGTCGATATCGACACCAGCATCACGATAGGAAAGGGAAGGGGTGTTTGGGCTAGTTTTATTTGGGCCAGTCACGATAAGCTCATTTCGTTTAAGGTAATTTGTGGTATTTTACCGCAAATGAACGCATCCCGATTAAACACTGAATGGATTTGGGCAATTATTGCCATCATTGTCTTCACCGGCACCCTGTATTTGCTTGCGCCGATTCTGACACCATTCCTGATTGCGGCCATTCTGGCGTACATTTGCGACCCGCTGGCGGACAGGCTGGAACGTTATAAATTTTCCCGCACCCTTGCCACTACGTTTGTTTTCTTCGGTTTGTTATTAACATTTCTGCTGCTGGGGCTGATTTTATTTCCGGTAGTGCAAAATGAAACCCTGCATTTTGTGCAACGCCTGCCCGACTATCTGGTGTGGATCCAGACCCGACTGGCACCATTGCTGCATGACCGTTTCGGCGTGACCTTGCCCGATGCCGCCAATTTGCAACAGATGGTACGCGACCACCTGCAGGGGGTAGGTAGCGCCGCCGGCATGTTACTGCCTACCCTCAAAGACAGTACGCTGACCGCACTCGGCATCCTCACCAACTTGCTGCTGATTCCGGTGGTGCTGTTCTACATGCTGCGCGACTGGGACAGTTTTGTGCTGAAACTGGACGAACTGGTACCGCGGCGCTGGCATAAAAAAACGCAGACCATCGCCCGTGAAATCGATGTGGTTTTGGCTGAATTTCTGCGCGGCCAGCTCACCGTGATGCTGATCATGGCCGCGTTTTATGCGACATCATTGTGGGCAGTGGGTCTGGACTATGCACTGCCGATAGGCTTGCTCGCTGGCTTGCTGGTATTTGTGCCGTATCTGGGTGTCATCCTCGGCCTGGGACTGGCATCGCTGGCCGGCCTGGTACAGTTTGCCGAGCTCTCCGATTTGATTCCGATCTGGGTGGTATTCGGCATCGGCCAGGTGATAGAGAGCATGGGGGTCACCCCCTGGCTGGTCGGTGAACGTATCGGATTGCACCCGCTGGCGGTAATATTTGCCTTGCTGGCTTTCGGCCAGATTTTTGGATTTTTCGGAATTCTTCTGGCATTGCCGGTATCCGCCGCATTACTGGTGGGTTTACGTCATATCAAACAGGCTTATCAACAAAGCAGCCTATACCAGCATCCAAATGTATAATATAACTTTCCGCTATTAGAAGCCGCTCAACATGACTACCGCGCTACTCGAATCGAATATTCCCTCACTCAAACTGCTGTCGCGCGGCAAAGTCCGCGATCTGTACGCAGTTGACGAACACCGTTTGCTGATCGTAGCAACTGACCGTTTGTCCGCATTCGACGTAGTATTGCCCACGCCGATTCCCGGCAAAGGCGCGGTACTCACCGAAATTTCACATTTCTGGTTCAAGCAACTGGCAGACATCATCCCCAATCATCTCACTGGCGACGCCCCGGAATCCGTAGTGCAACCCAATGAACGCGATCAGGTCAGTGGCCGTGCCATGGTCGTAAAACGTCTCAAGCCATTGCCGGTGGAAGCCATCGTGCGTGGATATCTGGTCGGCTCCGGCTGGAAGGAATATCAGAGCACCGGCAGCGTCTGTGGCATCGCGCTGCCTGCCGGTCTGGCGCAGGCAGCACAACTGCCGCAACCGTTATTTACTCCATCAACCAAAGCCGAAGTCGGCGCACATGATGAAAATATCGACTTCGCACGCGCTGAGGAATTGCTGGGTGCCGACATTGCCGCCCAGGTGCGTGATGCCAGCATCGCGCTCTATTCCCGTGCTGCCGCTTACGCACTGACACGCGGCATCATTATTGCCGATACCAAATTCGAATTCGGGCTGGATGCCAGTGGTAAACTGTACGTAATCGACGAAGTGCTGACACCGGATTCATCACGGTTCTGGCCTGCCGATGAATACCAGACCGGCCGCAACCCAGCTAGCTTCGATAAACAGTTTGTCCGCGACTGGCTGGAAAATTCGGGCTGGAACAAGCAACCGCCGGCACCGGAATTGCCCGCAGACGTGGCACAGAAAACCGGTGAAAAATACCGTGAAGCCGTAGCGCGCTTAATGGCCTGAGCTTGCTTTACAGCAACTAAGGTTCACGTGCTGGTGTGCGCCGTGAACCTTATTCAGCTAGCCTTACTCTGCCGCCAACCCCAGTTCCTGAATTTTACGGGTCAGGGTATTGCGCCCCAATCCGAGCAAATTAGCCGCTTCGATACGACGCCCGCCGGTGTGCTTAAGGGCAATATTAATCAGGGTTTTTTCAAAATCATGAGTTAATCCCTCGATAATACCTACCTCACCGCGACTGAGCGCCGCATCTGCGGTATGCGCCAAAGCCTGCAACCAGTCACCGCTGACATGTTCAGATGGGCTGGCATTCAGAATTTCCGGTGGCAAATCCGACACATCCACGTTATTACCCGGCGCCATCACCGTCAACCAATGGCAGACGTTCTCCAGCTGGCGGACGTTACCGCTCCAGCTGAACTGGCTTAAATGCCGGATCGCGGCCTCGGACAGCTTCTTGGCATCCACCCCTTGTTCTTGCGCGCTTTTCTGCAAAAAATGCTTGGCCAGCAGCGCAATGTCTTCGCTGCGCTCACGCAACGCCGGCAAACGCAAACGAATCACGTTAAGACGATGGTACAGATCTTCGCGAAACAGGCCTTCTTTCACCCGGGTTTCCAGGTCCTGATGCGTAGCGGCAATGACGCGGACATTGACCTTGATCGGCTGATGCCCACCCACACGGTAAAACTGGCCGTCAGCCAGCACGCGTAATAAGCGTGTCTGCAATTCTGCCGGCATATCGCCGATCTCATCCAGAAAAAGGGTGCCGCCGTCAGCTTGCTCAAAGCGTCCGCGACGCTGCACTGCCGCGCCGGTAAAAGCCCCGCGCTCATGCCCGAACAACTCGGACTCCAGCAGATCCTTGGGGATCGCCGCGGTATTCAGCGCAATAAACGGCTTACTGGCGCGCGGACTATGGCGATGCAATGCTGATGCCACCAGCTCCTTACCGGTACCGGATTCACCTGTAATCAGCACCGTGGTATGCGATTGCGAAAGCCGGCCTATGGCGCGAAACACTTCCTGCATGGCCGGTGCCTGACCCAGTATCTCCGGCACACCTTCTATCTGCACCGCAGCCGCCGCCTCGTCTACTCGCATGCTTTCATCTACGGCACGGCGAATCAGTTCAATGGCATGATCCACATCAAACGGTTTGGGCAGGTATTCAAATGCGCCCCCCTGAAATGCTGCTACCGCGGATTCCAGATCGGAATAGGCGGTCATGATAATCACCGGCAGCTTGGGGAAACGCGATTTCAACTGCTGCAGCAGATCCAGACCTGAGCCGCCTGGCATGTGGATATCACTCACCACCACCTGCGGCTTACTGTGCTCTAGCGCCGCCTCAACTTCAGGGACGGAAGTAAAGCTGACGAAGTCTATGCCTTCGCGCTGCAGCGCCTTTTCAAACACCCAACGGATGGAGCGATCGTCGTCAATAATCCAAACTGGTTTTGTCATGATAATTCCATCATCAATATGCGGGGGGCTGCCCTAACGGCAGCAATAAAGTAAAACAGGTGCGTCCGGGCTGACTTTCCACTTCAATAGTGCCATGGTGCTGATGCACAAAAGTCTGCGCCAATGTTAATCCCAGGCCGCTGCCACCTTCGCGCGCCGAGACCAGGGGGAAAAAAATTCGATCACGTACCGATTCAGGGATACCTGGACCATTATCAATAATCTGTATTTGTGCCGCCAGCGGATAACGCTTCATCGCCAGCGTCACTTGTCGCGCAATGCGCGTTCGCAGATAGATTTCGCCTTTGCCTTGCAATGCCTGCACCGCATTACGCACGATATTCAATACCACCTGTATCAGCTGCTCGCGATCCCCCACAATATCAGGGATGCTGGTGTCGTAATCACGCCGAATTACCAAACCTTTCGGGGTTTCGGCCAAGGTTACGCTACGCACCCGCTCCAGCACTTCATGAATATTAAGGGCATTGATCTGCGGCAAACGATGCGGTGTCAGCAGTCTATCCATTAGTGACTGCAGGCGGTCAGATTCCTGAATAATGACTTGCGTGTACTCGCGCGTCTCCGTTGACAGCTCGTGCTCCAGCAATTGCGCCGCTCCACGTATGCCACCCAGCGGATTTTTGATCTCATGTGCCAAGTTTCGCACCAACTCGCGATTAGCCTGTTGCTGCAGTAACATATGCTCGTCCCGAGCAATTTTCAACTGCTGATCCATCGCGTGAAATTCGAGCATGAACGCAGCCGCGGGGCTTTCGACCGGGGTAAACGTTGCGCTCACCTGCAACGAGATGTCACCGACTTGCAGATGCAATTCATGTTCAGTGAAGCTGGCATTATGCGCAATCGCATAATCCAGTGCGGCATTCAGCTGAGCAGGCTGCCGAAAAATATCATTTAATGGCATGCCTTTTACTTGCACCACACTCAAGCCCAGCAAATTCTCTGCAGCCGGATTGATATAGCGCACACAACGATGTTCATCCAGAGCCAAAACCGCTGTCGCCAACCACTCCAAACCTACAAAATAAGGATTCATGTATTCCATGCCATTGTACTGCGAGGGATAAAATGAAACGGCGCACCAAAACAAGGCGCCGCTATCGCTAAATAGTTAATTCAATTCTTATTAAGCAATTTGTAAGCCAGGAATGTTATTTGACGCTGCTCAGCTCTCTCCTGAGCGCATTAATATTGTCACGATGCAATTTAATGTTGTTATCCAGCTTATCTGTGCGGGTGATATAAGCAGGGCTGCTGATTTTTTCGCCGGGTCGCAACACTTCACCGTCTCTTTTGGCTGCGACGGCATCTGCCAGGGCCTGCTCTTCATTACGCAATTCGTCTTCCAGCACATTACGGCGCACGTTATCGCGCTTACGCTGGACATCCGTGTCTACCCGCGGGAAACTAATCGGCGTAGGATTTGCTGTTTCTCTTTTACGCGGCGTATTAGCCCCATTTACCGTATGCATCACTGGCGTGGCCGCCGGCTCCAGATCCAAACGCTTAGCCCCCTTTACCGGACGATCGGTATAGGTAACCTGACCTGAAGCATCAATATGTTTATAAATATCAGCTTGCGCAGGCAACGCTACACACAAACCCAATATCAAAATTGAAAATTTCATTTGCGAACCAGATCAAAACGATGGTTTGAGTTTAGGGCAAGCCCAACAGGGATGCAACCCCAATAAAAAAAGGGGCGGAAATCCGCCCCTTTTTTACTGCAATTAAAATTACAGTGAGTAGTACATTTCAAACTCGATAGGATGAGTCGTCATGCGGAACTTGGTCACTTCTTCCATCTTCAATTCGATATAGGCATCGATCATTTCGTTGGAGAACACACCACCGCGGGTCAGGAACTCGCGATCCGCATCCAAAGCTTCCAATGCCATTTCCAGAGAGTGGCAAACTTTAGGAATCTTCGCTTCTTCTTCTGGTGGCAAATCATACAGGTTTTTATCTGCAGCATCGCCAGGATGAATCTTGTTCTGAATACCATCCAGACCAGCCATCATCAACGCGGTGAACGCGAGGTATGGGTTGGCAGAAGGATCAGGGAAACGCACTTCAATACGACGGCCTTTTTCGCTGGCGACGTGTGGAATACGAATCGAAGCAGAACGGTTTTTAGCTGAGTAAGCCAGCATCACTGGCGCCTCATAGCCTGGCACCAGACGCTTGTAGGAGTTGGTACCCGGGTTGGTAATCGCGTTCAATGCCTTAGCGTGCTTGATGATACCGCCGATGTAGTACAAAGCAGTTTCTGACAAACCAGCATAGCCATTTCCGGCAAACAGGTTTTTGCCATCTTTCCAGATGGACTGGTGTACGTGCATACCGGAACCGTTGTCACCAACGATAGGCTTAGGCATGAACGTTGCTGTCTTACCATAGGCATGAGCAACGTTATGAACCACGTATTTCAGTGTTTGGGTTTGATCAGCACGCTTAACCAAGGTATTGAATACAGTACCAATTTCGCATTGACCAGCAGTTGCCACCTCATGGTGGTGCACTTCAACAGGCACGCCCATATCTTCCAGTGCCAGACACATTGCTGAGCGGATATCATGCAGGCTGTCGACAGGAGGAACCGGGAAGTAACCACCTTTAATGCCTGGGCGGTGGCCCATATTGCCGCCTTCATACACTGCGTCTGAACTCCATGCAGCCTCTTCAGAATTGATCTTGACTGAAGTACCTGACATGTCAGTTTTCCAGCTCACAGAATCAAAAATAAAGAACTCTGGCTCAGGACCGAAGTAAGCAGTATCACCGATACCGGTAGATTTCAAATAAGCCTCGCCACGTTTAGCGATAGAGCGTGGATCACGGTCATAACCCTTCATGTCCGAAGGCTCAATTACGTCACAGGTCAGAATCAGGGTGGACTCATCCATGAATGGATCCATACGGGCGCTATCAGCATCCGGCATCAGGATCATGTCCGACGCTTGAATGCCTTTCCAGCCAGCGATGGAAGAACCGTCAAACGCATGACCATCGGTGAATTTGTCATTGGTAAACTGCTTAACAGGCACGGTCACGTGCTGTTCTTTACCACGGGTATCAGTAAAACGAAAATCAACGAATTTGACATCGTTGTCTTTAACCATTTGCATTACGTCGGCGACCGCCATTGAGTTCTCCTCGCTAAAAAGTAACATCCAGAATTAAATCAAAAATAAGGTTATCCGCCTAACCAAGCATGATATATGCCAAGACGAAGCTCAATCCGAGCAACCACACATTTTGAGATTATGCTTGCATAGGCCGGCCTGTGTAAAGAGCATAAGCCAACAAACCTATTTGGTGCAGAAGTTCGCGTTAGCACCAAATTGGTGCCTCTACTTTAATACCGCACCAAACAGGTGCAAAAATGTAACTTGCATTACCAAAATCAGAAACAGCATCTATACTACAAAGACATTACACAAGTAATTACGGGGTGACAAAATGCCTACGCTGAACAACATTCTCCATACCGCTCAACAACGCGCTCAGGATGCCAACTTACCTTATGTTGGCGCACTCACCCCGACCGAAGCATATTATCTCAGTCAGCATGCGCCCGGAGC from Sulfuriferula thiophila harbors:
- a CDS encoding pyridoxamine 5'-phosphate oxidase family protein, with the protein product MTHFTDNRKIPSDTPLHAGELAAQQRFGAGGIWDAHRLSNMFHEDIPPSLAEFIENLPFFFIATSNTTGECDCSFRGREYDVAGQPYPLVKTLDSRTLVFPDYRGNKLYNSLGNIIVNGHIGMLFIDFQSRRRVRLNGRAEILEAQTAYADVWPLAQRYVRVTTEQVYGNCKSRIPHMQLVPLADSELHDN
- a CDS encoding glutathione S-transferase family protein produces the protein MKLYEFPLSGHSHKARLMLSLLGQKYESVILNGQQHDQKSAPFLARNPFGQVPVLEDGDTMIRDSQAILVYLARQYGAEHWLPLAPAAMAQVMAWLSTAANEVTRGPNALRLHHKFGRDINVVEAQQITTTVLNILQAQLARQLWLAGEQISIADIAMYPYLALAPEGGVDLQPYPAVTDWLSRIQSLERYVGMPAMWTPDSAA
- a CDS encoding cyclic nucleotide-binding domain-containing protein; the encoded protein is MKFESEKLFHHETDLLMVTAGHTLFTEGEPGEVMYVLMSGTVEISVNGKVVETAEKGALLGEMSLVEETAQRSASATALSDCALVTIDAPRFHFLIQNTPNFAVHVMRVIASRLRNTNKLL
- a CDS encoding CDP-alcohol phosphatidyltransferase family protein, with translation MLNVPNTISLLRLLLVPAVIYLLAQSAYAYALAVFLLASVSDGIDGWIARHYDLRTRFGAMMDPVADKLIILACLLMLTWLGWIPLWLTLSLLVRDMVIVFGAIAYRRVVGHVDITPTMLGKTHIFMEFGMLCVVLAHAAAIIAVANWLPYLFVLVCSTAVLSGGQYIWIWGRKAADSLAGKAH
- a CDS encoding copper chaperone PCu(A)C is translated as MKRWAILVGMLLTQVAVAADVKVEQAWMRATAPGQEVAGAYLNITSAVDARLVGVSSPAAGTVQLHTMSMNQGVMEMHEMKEIALPKNKTVKLAPGGLHIMLFDLKQTMKPGDVVPMTLDVATSARHHEKIEVKVEVRDLGGH
- a CDS encoding histidine kinase dimerization/phospho-acceptor domain-containing protein, which encodes MIIPVQTLTTVPVEGMLRNLFVLRLYAIGGQLLALGAAYYGLNIALPLPAMLGIVAMLAILNLATWLRLAQPWPVTTLEFFTQLLADMAALTMLLYYSGGASNPFVSLYLLPIIIAATTLPAAYAWATTILSIIAYSLLTQLFVPLSLPPGEVEFSLHLAGMWLNFIVSAVMIAYFIGKMASSIRQRDQALARIRETRLRDEQIVALGSLAAGAAHELSTPLATMNIVASELQHDYPNDPELSQSLQILRNQVTVCKTILTRLTTVGESGRAESGSAVNIDVWLNQLLEQWQLMRPQVQVTTRWLGTLPIPGLIAEDTLNQALLNLCNNAADAAGNQVEIEVDWDEQGGYGIGLFLANTSIERHGGSVALLSREGGGAHVAVRLPLHNRHPS
- a CDS encoding response regulator transcription factor; this translates as MNNNAPSLLLVDDDATFCAVLARALTRRGYAVHSVHNVATAVEYATANPPEYAVIDLKMPGETGLRLIEQLKQLDQHTRIVMLTGYASIATAIEAIKLGATHYLAKPAEVDEIVAALHKDSGDANIATEIRPPSIERLEWEHIQRVLNEHDGNISATARALNMHRRTLQRKLFKHPVRD
- a CDS encoding oxidative damage protection protein, which encodes MARMVNCIKLGREAEGLDFPPLPGEMGQRLYANVSKEAWAGWLRQQTMLVNENRLNLADIKARKYLMEQVEKYFFGEGADQVQGYVPPSN